The following proteins are co-located in the Dehalococcoidia bacterium genome:
- a CDS encoding WecB/TagA/CpsF family glycosyltransferase, whose translation MTRRVSLLGVRIDLASRRQVLELVGERLREPGSGLLWAVTVNAECLAIAAADPLYRCAINGAGLNLVDGAGVALALALKGVDNVERLPGAELVWDLAGICAAEGARLFLLGATPAVLAEASRRLLERFPRLAVDGFAPPFSPSHRFPAEVEREILGRIRRSGARALCVALGMPKQELWCWEHRRRLEALGVEVAVGVGGALDYIAGRMPPPPRPVRALGLEWCYRLAREPHRRLGRQATRLPRFLALALAEALRERLQPSTGRRPLC comes from the coding sequence GTGACGAGGCGAGTGTCGCTGCTGGGAGTGCGCATCGACCTGGCGTCGCGACGCCAGGTGCTGGAGCTGGTGGGGGAGCGGCTCCGCGAGCCTGGCTCTGGCCTCTTGTGGGCCGTCACCGTCAACGCCGAGTGCCTGGCCATCGCTGCTGCCGACCCCCTCTATCGTTGTGCCATCAATGGCGCTGGCCTCAACCTGGTGGACGGGGCCGGCGTGGCCCTGGCCCTGGCCCTGAAGGGGGTCGACAACGTTGAGAGGCTGCCCGGGGCGGAGCTGGTCTGGGATCTGGCGGGGATCTGCGCGGCCGAGGGGGCGCGCCTGTTCCTGTTGGGGGCCACTCCGGCGGTGCTGGCCGAGGCCTCGCGGAGGCTGCTGGAGCGCTTCCCACGTCTGGCGGTAGACGGCTTTGCCCCGCCCTTCTCGCCCAGCCACCGCTTCCCGGCAGAGGTGGAGCGGGAGATCCTGGGACGCATCCGCCGCTCCGGTGCCCGGGCCCTGTGCGTGGCCCTGGGCATGCCCAAGCAGGAGCTGTGGTGCTGGGAGCACCGTCGGCGGTTGGAGGCCTTGGGGGTCGAGGTGGCGGTGGGGGTAGGAGGCGCCCTGGACTACATCGCCGGGCGGATGCCGCCGCCGCCGCGGCCGGTGCGGGCGCTGGGGCTGGAGTGGTGCTACCGGCTGGCCAGAGAGCCCCACCGACGCCTGGGCCGTCAGGCGACGCGCCTGCCCCGTTTTCTCGCCCTCGCCCTGGCCGAGGCCCTGCGGGAGCGCCTGCAACCCTCGACAGGGCGACGGCCCCTCTGCTAA
- a CDS encoding glycosyltransferase family 4 protein — MRVLFITPQPPWPARGGGLIKTRALVEHLQRWARVEVVCLAGLAAQKGEAPLPRPRGLGSFLRSLALGLPLSVYRNWSATVAWQVRGLLEGGFDAIVADHIYSAAYVPDDFTGRRLLHLHNVESLMWRREAQLERDPLRRWAVALEARRLRRYEAAQVRRFHRVFVVSEEELRELLALGLPEGRAGVLPNVPAPGLLGRPPLRYQEAEPRAVYLGTLSWRPNQRGLRLFLTEGLPHLQRLLPGSTLTVAGNGPPAWLSSLARSRKGVELIGAVDEDGEEALYRSARAFLEPVLGGAGTKVKVLNALARGLPVAATPDGARGLQVLPGRHLLVAEGPRELAEAVARLLSSPALWQELAEAGRELVQRLYVPDVAFRPLLEELGL, encoded by the coding sequence TTGAGGGTCCTGTTCATCACGCCGCAGCCGCCCTGGCCAGCCCGTGGGGGCGGCCTCATCAAGACCCGTGCCCTGGTGGAGCACCTGCAGCGCTGGGCACGGGTGGAGGTGGTCTGTCTCGCCGGTCTGGCCGCCCAGAAGGGAGAGGCGCCTCTTCCACGGCCCCGCGGCCTGGGCAGCTTCCTGCGCAGCCTGGCGCTGGGCCTTCCCCTGAGCGTCTACCGCAACTGGAGCGCGACGGTGGCGTGGCAGGTGCGGGGCCTGCTGGAGGGGGGCTTCGACGCCATAGTCGCCGACCACATATACTCCGCCGCCTACGTCCCGGACGACTTCACGGGGCGGCGGCTGCTACACCTCCACAACGTCGAGAGCCTGATGTGGCGGCGCGAGGCGCAGCTGGAGCGCGACCCGCTGCGACGCTGGGCAGTGGCCCTGGAGGCTCGCAGGCTGCGCCGCTACGAGGCGGCCCAGGTGCGGCGCTTTCACCGGGTCTTCGTCGTCTCCGAGGAGGAGCTTCGGGAGCTGCTGGCCCTGGGACTGCCGGAGGGGCGGGCAGGCGTCCTGCCCAACGTCCCCGCACCGGGCCTGCTGGGGCGTCCCCCCCTGCGCTATCAGGAGGCGGAGCCGCGGGCCGTCTACCTGGGCACTCTCTCCTGGCGGCCCAATCAGCGGGGCCTGCGCCTCTTCCTGACGGAGGGCCTGCCGCACCTGCAGCGGTTGCTTCCCGGTTCGACCCTGACGGTGGCAGGCAACGGCCCTCCCGCCTGGCTGTCCTCCCTGGCCCGCTCCCGCAAGGGGGTGGAGCTGATCGGGGCTGTGGACGAGGATGGGGAAGAGGCCCTCTACCGCTCGGCGCGGGCATTCCTGGAGCCGGTGCTGGGGGGCGCCGGCACCAAGGTCAAGGTCCTCAACGCCCTGGCCAGGGGCCTGCCGGTGGCCGCCACCCCCGATGGTGCTCGCGGGCTGCAGGTGCTCCCGGGGCGACACCTGCTCGTGGCCGAGGGGCCCCGAGAGCTGGCAGAGGCGGTGGCCCGTCTGCTCTCCTCGCCTGCCCTATGGCAGGAGCTGGCCGAGGCGGGCCGGGAGCTGGTGCAGAGGCTGTATGTGCCCGACGTGGCCTTCCGCCCCTTGCTGGAGGAGTTGGGCCTGTGA
- a CDS encoding sugar transferase yields MQADFEVPVYPTPRAKRLLDVSVAILLMAVLWPIWLLACVLIKLDSPGPVLLRQKRVGKDGRIFTFYKFRTLAEGAEDDLNERLPRGDLRQQLLSPPGPNRRARPIGRVLRVTTVDELPQLLNVLRGDMSLVGPRPDVPEIVALWPPHYHQRHKVKPGMTGLAQVNGRSDLTYHEKIMFDLDYVRYHPLRRDLMILLRTVGLVLSKRGAR; encoded by the coding sequence ATGCAGGCCGACTTCGAGGTGCCCGTATACCCCACGCCCAGGGCCAAGCGCCTGCTGGACGTGAGCGTCGCCATCCTCCTGATGGCAGTCCTGTGGCCCATCTGGCTGCTGGCCTGCGTACTCATCAAGCTGGACTCGCCCGGGCCAGTGCTGCTGCGCCAGAAGCGAGTAGGCAAGGACGGGCGCATCTTCACCTTCTACAAGTTCCGCACCCTGGCGGAGGGTGCCGAGGACGACCTGAACGAGCGGCTGCCGCGGGGCGACCTGCGGCAGCAGCTCCTCAGCCCGCCGGGCCCCAATCGCCGCGCCCGTCCCATCGGCCGCGTGCTGCGGGTCACCACCGTGGACGAGTTGCCCCAGTTGCTGAACGTGTTGCGGGGGGACATGAGCCTCGTAGGCCCCCGGCCCGATGTGCCCGAGATCGTGGCCCTCTGGCCTCCCCACTACCACCAGCGACACAAGGTGAAGCCAGGCATGACCGGCCTGGCCCAGGTCAACGGCCGCTCCGACCTCACCTACCACGAGAAGATCATGTTCGACCTAGACTACGTGCGCTACCACCCCCTGCGCCGCGACCTGATGATCCTGCTGCGGACGGTGGGGCTGGTGCTCAGCAAGCGCGGCGCCCGCTGA